The genomic stretch agtgttagggagacttgcctaaggtctcctactgaataggtgctagcttactgaacaggcagagccgagattcgaaccctgcgtcagaggcagagcccttaaccattacaccatccagccactaattGCTCCATCcagcctctaatttgcatattgcaatcttgttgattgaaagtatgtaacacgaaattcgtctcttaactgccaacgcttaggaattttaaaagacaactgaagtgaggatatgtagactgccatatttattcgctttagactaaaactagtccttagtaagagtactttgtaaaaggtacagactggaacaaagaacatctatcatgcactaggccagtgtttctcaacattttattggtatgtaccccttttaaaacccagtaatcaccaagtaccccctagcatagtaaaaagtatcacaagtaccccttgacaaatatatatttgattgtagtacatgataattggttctaaacaatttccaagcatttactattgcttttaactagCTAGAATGTTAACTtgttgttgtttaaataagatttatcattttctaaatctctaaatttgttattcttggttaagtatatcaagcccgagtaccccctggaaccatcagaagtaccccctggggtacgcgtaccacacgttgagaacctatgcactaggcaatgtgactgtgggtacatgtaagaatgatgtgcatgtactctgcaggagaataaggcgattcttcctcttaaacattcttcatgcacaatctgaaccaggtttatgggtgatagacaacacctctgtgttcaatttgcacaacattctcagtggggagtgcatatgtagagtatagtactactgtgtaacaaagtaaacctgaggcagatgaaatttaagttttatacataccttaggctacctccagcccccttcaggccatcagtccctcgctgtccttctccaccacctggatcttctgctatgagtcccggtaattcagccagtcagcgcagtccggccacatgccgctcccacagccaggaacagtgTAGTACGCTTTCGGTGGCAgaatgtgtgcatgcgcactacgccagactggctcaagtacctggacttatagcagaagattcaggtggtggaggaggacagcgagggactgattagcctgaagagggctggaggtagccccaggcatgtatacaactttaattttatctgcctcaggtttactttgttacactgtAGTACTAggggtgcatacatttgcataaatcagcatcaacacagaattatttccatcttattgaccatttttattagtgacacagctacacatcaggctttattcttacagcatagatgttatttagtatatatgagattcctgtgtacacatcatatatactgtacagtcacaatcagatatgtatataaatacgtggactgctttattgaagcagcacaagtaactaattttgatttgtttatttcatttttgtggactaagcacagctattactgtatgtataaattatttatgatgactattatctgagaaatagaacattttatcatattttttatttacagtttaaattcataaggagtcggagtcggtgcatcttttcccgactcagactctgactccaggcacccaaaattgcgctgactccacagccctgcatttaacactttttttttttctgcatctgcTCATTGATTTCtgttaattaaataaataaagtacAAAGCAGTTACATTTTATTATTCTATATAACCGTTACTTCTccatatactgtgcatattttCACATTGCATACAATACTATAataagcacacacacacttttataatTCCATCCTTTTTCTTGTTTATACAAAGTTTGCTATGTACTCAACACTTCCATATTATTTATTCAGGCTGAATACAATTGACACTCTTatgacacaccatacaattgttgcCAAAGTTGGCCCAAATTTTTCCAACAcctccaataataataataaaacagggAATTTGGTTCCCCAggtaaataataaaaaagttttttttctttacaatcaATCATTGTTATCAAATTGTGGTAAAATCGAACAGGAAAAAATGCAACctgtgtgtgaccaccttaagggtacatacacacatccaattttgattggccaattttaccacttcatgTAGTATTTTTGCACTAAGTTCACTTGTTTTTTATGACAAGGTATCAATTATTGGCACTGATGAACAACCCATTGTCCAAGTATCATTTAAAAATCATAAATGTGACGGTTTAAGGGAACAATGAACTACATGTTACTACTACAGCTACCCATTTGGTAGCTGTAAATTCCACAATATTACAATGTGGATAGATTGAATTGACAGTGGCTCTAGGGGTAAATTCTTGTTATAGATGACTGTGGATTGGCCACTATATTCCTTAGGTCTTCATATGCGATGCTTGTTACTCCCCTAGAGCCACTGCCAATTCAATCTATCCACATTTTAATATTGTGGAATTTACAGCTACCAAATGAGTCAGATTTTGGACTGTAACGATTAAGTcattggggactgcagcccctctgATTTCTCTGGAGTCAGCCTGGTGAAATTGTTAATGTGTTAGTTTAGATATCACATAATTAATATCTTTGCTGGTTTCTAAATTTTGTATTTGTGTTAATGGTGTATTAAAAGTTCACATGCATCCAAGCGTCAATCCTTTTTTTGTGCAGTAACATATTTATTGTTGACATAGTGCATGtgagttatttatttgtataatTATACAtagactagtagacccaagcccatttaaaaacgggctatagGTCTGTTTACGGCCGGCGCCGGcagtgcgcatgcgtgcgcacGTAACCGCCACGCACCcacccagctccctggtcccagctgtccgttactgcgcacatgcgcagtaacaaaaaacctGAGACATGGACAGCTGCTGGATGCAgcgacacttaggttttattaggtaggattggtAGTTTAATTTAATATTTGGTTTCACTGGATATTAATCCGTCATTTTAAGTGATTACAGAGTAACAATGAACTACAGATCCCCGACAGTGCTCGGGCATTTTGAACAACCAATTTTTCGGATCACGTCAACGGATATCATTCATGATCGTTCATCATCAGCAGTATGTATAGAGATAATCATTCATTATCAGCAGAGTGTACTGAGCTTGTTAGCTTTTTAAACAATGTCTGTGAAGCCTAGGGCACTCCCCCACAGTATTTTTCTACAAAGTCACATTTTGCATCGTTTAACAATCGCATCAGTTTACAATCGTTTGGCATTTCAGTTGCAGTCTTCTGCTGTTGTTCACATCACCTGATAGCTTCTGTATTTGATCATGGAACGATCTTCCAGTGTGTACGAGGTTTAAATGAGTGTTTGTTGCAGACTGGGGGAGATGCTGTAGCATGAGGAATTAACCATGGCCAAAATGTTCTATTTCATTCGTAGATATTGTTCAGGGCTCAAATATAATAGCAAGGTACCTGGGAAGCATGCAAAATGCTCACACAGTACTCTGCAGACTCTAGTTTTTCAACCTGGTAAGATAGACTTTCTCCTGCTACTAgttttaaagggaccttgagcagaggggtaattgaaaatctggacttacctggggcttcctccagatccCCCCTTGTAGCCCGCGTggtcccccagcgtcctcttGGTCCCTTCTGTGGACCCGCTGGCGGCTCTGATAATCCAGCGACTTTGTTGAAGTCGCACGTGTGCTCCATCACTCGAGTTGTTGTAACCCTCCTGCGCtgctcagtctttagagaaccacaCAGGACACTTACAGAGACCGGCATGACGATGCGGATTACCGGAACCATGGAAGGGACCAtgtggatgccgggggacctcgtgtgctgggggggctggaggaagccccaggtaaatccaGATTATCAATTTACTCCTCTTCCCAGGGTTCCATTAAATATTGGCCTACAGATTGGCTTTGAAGTCAGACAAGTAATTTTGGTATACTGCAGAGAAAACAtgaaagctttttaaaaaaaatgcactaagTTATGGATGTTTCAGTTCTCGTCATAGGCACCATTTTCCAAAGCTACCTAGATAATGTGAACTCTATAAAAAATCAATCATTTTATTTGTAGAAAGAGATTAGTCATGCTGTATTGTTGAAAGTGTTTCTAAAATGTGGTTTCCTGTACATTTTTTCCACAGAATGCCTTCCTGTTTTGTAAAGGGATGCAAGTCCTTATGGAAGAAAAAAGGTGAAGATGTGAGGATGCATATCTTTCCTCGAGATATGAACAGAATAAAGACATGGCTACTTATATTAAAAGTTAATGAGAAAGAAGTTGAAGATCTCACCACTAGAATATTTTCAGATCGGCAAGGAGCATATAGAATATGCTCAAAACATTTCACCAGCCAGAGTTACGAAAAACGTGGTTTATATCTTCATTTAACAAAGGAAGCTGTCCCATCCTTAAATTTGGAGGAAGAGCAATTTTCCACACATAACTATGCAAAGCGAATGCGCACGGAAGAAACTGAATGGGGCACTTCATCATGGTTGCCTTCAACACATCACACCATCACACCATCTAGAGGAAGTATACAAGTAGACCACTCCTCTTCACTGTCTAAATCATTTGTCCATACCCATGGGGCAGAAGAACGAAGTTCAGAATTTACAGTTCTTACAGAGATGGAATCGGAATCCATACAGTTTTTGGGAAATGAAATTGAGGTCGTCTATGAATCTGCTGCTGCTACAACCTCATTAGCACCAGAAATATTATTGACAAAAAGAATTTCCAAAAAGAAGCCAGTAAAAAACACACGCTCAATTGGCATCTCTGCATACGCACACATAGAGCATATAAACAAGTCTACTCAGTCTGATAAGAGAAGGGGTGTTGAAGATAAAAAATGTGGAGCAAATAGACGTCCAACACATCGTTCCGTTGCAATTCAGTGTTCTCTTATGAAGAGCCCTCTCTGTGAGAAATCTGTTGAAGAAATTACGATACAGGAATCTCCTGAGCATTCTAGCGCTGGTGGATTAAGTCCTAGGGATGACACTTCAGTGGAGTCCTTTTCTCCAATGGATCAGTCAGAATTAAACAATATGAAATATAAACGACAACCAGTTGTATCTGGTGTTAATTTGATTTCCCCCGGTTTGTCATCATTTAATTACAATGCAGTTAAGGATCCAGTATTGGAAATCGAAAGCATTGGCAAAATCCATACTATTTTTGATCAGCAAACAAAAATGAATGAGAGTTATAGACCTATAGAGCAAGAGGAGGccaggtaccaaaaagtaaggtTTGGAAACGAGGCTACTGAAATGAATCCAAGAAATCTAGACATGTCTTTAATTTACATGCCTCCAGCAAAAAATAATGGCAATCACATTGAAGAAAACAAATTCATTGTGTTTGAATCTTGCATGGATCAATTACTTTTTTCCGCAGCCTGTCAGTGTTCAACAAAATGCAATGGTAAAATAAACAAAATCAAAAGATATAGAATAGGATCAGCTATTACTGTTTCAGCAAAATGCACTAATGGACATGCATTTTACTTGTGGCGGAGTCAACCCTTAATTAATCATATTCCTGTGGGAAATATCCTTATTTCTGCTGCAATTCTTTGCAGTGGTTTGCATTTTATGAAGATTGACTCATTTTTCAGATTCCTTGGTGTTTTCTCTATTAGGAATACAACTCACTATGCTAATCAAATGACTTTTCTCTTTCCAACAATTAATTATCATTGGCAAATGGAAAGATCAAAAATTCTGGAATCTGTAAAAAGTGAACCAGTAATTCTTGCAGGAGACGGACAGTTTGATTCTCTAGGTCACAACAGGAAATACTGCACATACTCATTAATGGAGTACAACTCTAAAAAGATTGTTGATTTCCAAACTTTACAACTACAACCTGAATTTAGTGCTATGACTCTAGAGGAAAAAGCCTTTCAAATAGCCCTTAATCGGCTTAGAACAGAAAGAGTAGAAATCCAAGTTCTTTGCACGGATATACATGCAGGAATAAGAACATTACTTCAGCAGTCTTACTGTGACATTTGGCATGAGTACAATGTGTGGCATTTGGCTAAAGCAATTGGAAATAAATTAATGATTGCCAGCAAAAAATCATCATGTAGAGACCTTGCAAAATGGGTATTGCCCGCTAAGAGTCACCTGTGGTGGTCAGCAAGCACCTGTGATCAAAGTCCTCAGTTACTCCAGGAGAAATGGTCTTCCATCATTTATCACACCACAAATACCCATGAGTGGGAAGAAGGACAAATGTATAGAAACTGCTTTCATTTGGATTTCAATtttgaagaaaaaataaaacatgaTTGGCTAGTTAATGGTTCTGTTGCACATTCCAAACTTAATGACATTGTTCTCCATAGCAGGCTTCTAAAAGATCTGAAACATCTCTCGCATTTCTGTAATACAGGGGAGCTTGAGGTTTTCCACAACACCGCTTTGAAATACCACTGCAAAGAAAATCATTACTTTAATGAACTGGTAGCTTCTAAACAGCTGGCTATCCTAGATCACAATTTCAATGTGTACAGAATGCAGACTCTCTGCAAAAGACTGACAAATAATCAACAAGCAGGTGATAGCCAGAGAAATCACCACAGAGACAgtaatacaaataaagaattgttaGCTGAAAAAATATACAAGCCTACAAATCAGGACTTTGCTAAAGTAATCCTGGAAGATGTTTTGGACTTGGTAGCTGGCAAAAAACGGTTCCCTTCTAGAAAGCAAGAGATACCACCTATCATCCCTCCTGTGCCTTGCCCTGTTAAAGAGGATTTGTCACACAAGATTTGTTTCTCATTATAAAGTACAGATACTTTGCATTATATGACTGCTGTACATTTCCATATAAGCAAAGGAACTCTCttgctaatatttttttttctacaggttTTATATCTTAAATGCATATGTGCTATGTTAGCCATCCAGATGTCATAGTATTTGCAATCACAGGTGTATAGTTCTTGTTAATATTGATAATTGGGTTTTTCAGTGAAAAAACTCCTTCCATAATTAAGGCACCTATACATCTAGCAACTTGGCCAATTGATCATCTGATTCAATATTTATGAAACGGAGGAAAATCTGTGGCGCCAAATGCATGCCCAATTGACGATGTGACTTTCCGTGCCGAGCATGTCAATCAGACATGCTAAAAGATGTCGGCCCATTGTGGTCTATTGGGTGCACGGCGGTAACGGTGAACGATATTGGGACAAACGTGATGAAACCCCCGGCACTGTTCCCCCAGTTTATAAATGTGAGCATTTAGACATTACCTGTCCTGGGTtgcggtgcccatccgtctttcATATCTGCCACTCTTCCATTTAGCAGTATAGCTGCCAACATGGCGCGTGTGTGACATAACACATGTGGTGCCTatagggctaatggaagagcagcggattcagaagacagatgggcactgcgacacgggacagataatgtataaatgcacacacttatACACTAGGGCGAGGCGGCAGATGCagctgattcccgagagatttcatgctgatattGTTTGGGCATCGGACTGCGGCATAAGGGCAGcccacagatctctctctaatcagatttgatcagagagattgatttgtctcttggttgaatctgcccatcatcgcctgaGGTATAGCTACCTTAACATACCAGAATTTACTTGtttacaaacactcattttccttgtcttaaaggacaactgtagtgagattatggaggctgccatatttttccttttaaaccgtaccagttgcctggcagccctgctgatctatttggctgcagtagtgtctgactaatgctaggtacacactaagagattttgtggcagatttactgtaagatctattatttccaacatgttcgttctgatttctgatcgatttcagaTAGTTTTCTtattagaaatgaatggaaaacagtcggaaatcatattgtacatgttggaaataatagatctgatagtaaatctgccagaaaatctcagtgtgtacctaacataacaccagaaacaagcatgcagctaatcttgtcagagctgactataatgtcagaaacacctgatctgctgcatgcttgttcaaggtctattattattatttagtatttatatagcgctgacatattacgcagcgctgtacagtgtacatatatatcttgtcactaactgtccctcaaaggagctcacaatctaatccctaccattgcaatatgtctatattatgtagtgtaagtactgtagtctagggccaaaaaaTGttaaggggagccaattaacttatccgtatgtttgtttatttatttatttttttggaatgtgggaggaaaccggagtgcccggaggaaacccacgcagacacagagagaacatacaaactctttgcagatagtgccctggctgggattcgaaccagggacccagcgctgcaaggcgagagagttaaccactacgccaccgtgctgctatggctaaaagtattagagggagagaatcagcaagacagccgggcaatttgcattgtttacaagaaaataaatatggcagcctccatatccttcttacttcatttgtcctttaaaacaaCTATTAGTTGGGTatagattaaaggggaactgaagagagagatatatggaggctgccatgtttatttccttttaagcaataccagttgcctggcagccgtgctgatcctctgcctctaatactattagccatagcacctgaacaagcatgcagcagattaggtgtttcagactttacagtcagatctgacaagactagctgcatgcttgtttctgatgttatgtagatactactgcagagaaatagaccaacagggctgccaggcaactggtattgattaaaaggaaataaatatggcagcctccgtatacctcttacttcagttcccctttaaaaaaaaaaatagagaggtgTTGTGAATAAAGAATTTTCTGGTAcagttacaataaatgttaacagttTTTATTAAGTTGGAATGTAATCCTGCTGGTGTTTTTCATATTTTAGTGAAGATCACCAGGGATAGAAATTACAAGAATAACTACAGTACTAAAATGTTTAAATGCTCATGCACTATTAactattatattttatttttttaatacaaaactgtATGTCACAAtcagttattttatttttttaagtttgttGAATTTATATAATATGATGGTCATTGAGATTAAACTATTTCACAGTTCATGCTAGCTTATGCACAGTTTGTATGTAAATGtttgcagcttcaaaatggaccaatacaATCTCAGCAAAGGTGCTAGGATTTTTGGACTTTTTCGAGCTGCATAAAtgctctaatggtggccatacgtggtacaattttttcatccaatcttaccatttctatgtagtataatttTAAATTAAGTAAAtacactgaaaggataatttaggcagttcccttatattacatagaaatggtaagattgtatgaaaaaattgtaccatgtatgtgcACCATAAGAGTGAtcacaaaagtggggaaaaacacATGCGCGCCAATGAGCGactattactgtctatatagCGACCATATCAAAAGATTAGTTTTCTAGGGTTTCCAACTACAAAGATGTGGAGCTCCTGCACTACCCCATAGAAGCTCCACATCTTGGGAGATAGAAACAACCAtccaacctggaaaaaaaactaaATCATCAGAAATCATAATAAAGAATCTAATTTCTTGAAAGTAGCTAGAATATTTTGTAAGATGCATAGCCAAAGCCCTTAGGGCTAAATTATGGGGTATACACTAATATGATTGCACATCAAAAATATGAACCCTGCTACGTCACACTCTAGTGATTCAAGAACATGTAACCTGGGAAATGATGCACTAATGGTTGGAGGTGGTTGGCTGAAAGACCCAATTCCAGCCACTTGTAGGGTGATCCTCCGGCGGATCAAGAAGTTGCGGACCTTTGGTAATTGGTAAAATATTGGGATAACTGGACTAACAACCCTTAAATATGTGGCCCTCTTGTGATCTAACACTCTCATATTCTCACCAGCTGAAACAAGATTAATAACTGCTGCTGAAAACTGGTAGTAAGATCAGTCCGAAGTAATTGTTAAGACTGTACTGTCCTCCAGCTGCcaaaaggctttttttttgtattctgaagaattaaagtaaacctgtgagataaaaaaaaagtttccttaaGGGCTACTCccattgggagggggaagcctctgggttatTAAGAGGCTTTCCTCTTCATCTGCAGTTTAGTTCCAGTGCTGGGATCCCTGAAAATTGTCCTCCCTGTACATGCTCGTTAGTTCCATCCTGATCTTGCGGAAATAGCAGAGCCTGATTGGGTCAATGCTACTGTAGCAATCCAGCCCAGCAATTTCTGAAGACAGCCAAGCAGGACGGAGCTAGCGCTCATCTGCGAGGTGTCGACAAGTCAGTACTCTGAAGCTGACTTTCAGGGTTCCCTCCACTGGAATTAGGAGGGCAAGAGTAGTCTATAGGATCTAGAGGGTTCCTATTCTCCCATGTTAGTACCCCATGGAGCACTTGGAAATCTCCCAGGTTTTAAGTATTACAATtcaccccactccccccccccccccccccccccccccccccattgtctgCAGAGTGGATAACATTGTCCCAATTTTATTTGAGCATCCAGTGCTATCTTTTTACCATGTGACAAGTTAGAATGATGGGAAATGGAACGCTCCAGTCCCCAAAACTCGTTTGCATCAAGCTCTTGGAACAAGTTGACCGATGCTGAGTGCAAAACAAGgagataaaaatctttttttaaaaacCTTTATTGGTTGAACCACATCCCTATGCACTGTGCCAGTAGAATACAGCTAGCAAATGTTTCAAATCTTGCATAATGAATTACCTTGATCACCTCTCTCACTTGTTGGGGAAGGGGGTGTAGCATACTGTATATAACTtcacagcattttttttaactatgcTATGAGTAAGGGCCACACTGAGGTCTGAAACATGTAAGCCTGTCCTGTCACCAATGTTTTGCATTTTTACATAATGAAGAAGCAATTTTTGTTGGTGTGCTGCAGACTTCACTCTTTTTGTGGATTGATCACcaactagttacatagttatttgggttgaaaaaagacatatgtccatcgatttcaaccagaaaacaaagtacaacaccagcctgctccctcacatatccctgttgatccagaggaaggtgaaaaacccttacaaggcatggtccaattatccccaaagggggaaaaaaattcttcCCGACTCaaggtggcaatcagataaaatacc from Hyperolius riggenbachi isolate aHypRig1 chromosome 5, aHypRig1.pri, whole genome shotgun sequence encodes the following:
- the LOC137517697 gene encoding uncharacterized protein, producing MPSCFVKGCKSLWKKKGEDVRMHIFPRDMNRIKTWLLILKVNEKEVEDLTTRIFSDRQGAYRICSKHFTSQSYEKRGLYLHLTKEAVPSLNLEEEQFSTHNYAKRMRTEETEWGTSSWLPSTHHTITPSRGSIQVDHSSSLSKSFVHTHGAEERSSEFTVLTEMESESIQFLGNEIEVVYESAAATTSLAPEILLTKRISKKKPVKNTRSIGISAYAHIEHINKSTQSDKRRGVEDKKCGANRRPTHRSVAIQCSLMKSPLCEKSVEEITIQESPEHSSAGGLSPRDDTSVESFSPMDQSELNNMKYKRQPVVSGVNLISPGLSSFNYNAVKDPVLEIESIGKIHTIFDQQTKMNESYRPIEQEEARYQKVRFGNEATEMNPRNLDMSLIYMPPAKNNGNHIEENKFIVFESCMDQLLFSAACQCSTKCNGKINKIKRYRIGSAITVSAKCTNGHAFYLWRSQPLINHIPVGNILISAAILCSGLHFMKIDSFFRFLGVFSIRNTTHYANQMTFLFPTINYHWQMERSKILESVKSEPVILAGDGQFDSLGHNRKYCTYSLMEYNSKKIVDFQTLQLQPEFSAMTLEEKAFQIALNRLRTERVEIQVLCTDIHAGIRTLLQQSYCDIWHEYNVWHLAKAIGNKLMIASKKSSCRDLAKWVLPAKSHLWWSASTCDQSPQLLQEKWSSIIYHTTNTHEWEEGQMYRNCFHLDFNFEEKIKHDWLVNGSVAHSKLNDIVLHSRLLKDLKHLSHFCNTGELEVFHNTALKYHCKENHYFNELVASKQLAILDHNFNVYRMQTLCKRLTNNQQAGDSQRNHHRDSNTNKELLAEKIYKPTNQDFAKVILEDVLDLVAGKKRFPSRKQEIPPIIPPVPCPVKEDLSHKICFSL